The following DNA comes from Fusarium fujikuroi IMI 58289 draft genome, chromosome FFUJ_chr03.
AAAAAGTTTGGACACAGAAGCCTCGGGATTGCCCTATATGACGATGACTATGGTACCTCAGACTGGGCCTAGGTCATCTTCCATAGAGCAGTAGATCTTCGTTATTCCACTTCACCTGAATTTGCTACTTGTCTACTGCACTACGGCCCGTTCAGTAGGTCTTCATCAGGCTCTAAATATGGTCACCAGGATTCTATTTCTAGGCGCATGAATGTCAATTTTACACGGAGATTCAAGAAGTTATTGGGCAGTGCAGCCCTTGTTCACGAGAAAAAAGGATTTGCCCCAAGAAGAGGCAGGGACCCCGAATAGAGAATAAAGTTCTGGATATGATCAGTATCGATCAGGAGCTTCTCTTCGTTTGAGGCTTTCTCGGAGTCTACATGGCTAGTACGGATGGAATCCTGGCAAGACCTTTCTCCGTTCGATGCCGGGAAGTTTCTGAACCACGATTGTCTCGGCAGTATTTTAATTCCGACCCGGCATTTATTTATCATCCTTTGCTCAATTAAGGGGCTTTCTATCCGCACAGCCGCCCGTCTTTGACTAATCTACATTATTATACTGCCAATTCTTTACTGTTATGGGTACCACGCAGTTTCATAAATAGTCTCTGTACCTCCCGGAATATCTCttatcatccatcatctatCTCTCATTGATTGTATCTGGATAGACATACACCTTTAtcaacagaagaagcaaaagaaacaaaacacGAAGACCATGGCTATTATTGCTGTCGCTGGAGGCGCCGGAAAGCTCGGCCGCGCGATTGTTGAAGCGATCGTCGAAAAGGGTCAGGATACCGTGGTGGTCCTGGCTCGAGAGGTAATTATATCACATTACAAAACCTGACAGGAAGAGATCTGACACATGTTCCAGGCCAAAGAGTTACAAGGAGCGAAGGTTATCGCTGTCGATTACACCGACGTCGATAAACTTGCTGCGACGCTCAATACCAACAGCATTGAAATCGTCATATCCACCATCAACGCCTTAGATGACGTTTCGGCCGAGCTGAACTTGATCCAAGCAGCGGAGAAATCAGCATCTACGAAACGATACATCCCCAGTATTTATGGCATACAATACACTGAAGAGTCAGTGCTGCAATGCCATGTCACTCAAACCTTAGAACAAGGCTAACCTTCGAGCGTAGGATCGCATCGTATTTTCCCATCGCTCGGGCCAAGCGCGGTGTCATTGCTGCCTTGGAGGCAACCTCGACACTCGAGTACACTGTCGTTTACAACGGCTTCTTCGCCGACACCTGGGTTCTCCCCAAGGTCAAGTCTTACCAAAGCCCTTTCGCTCTAGTTGTCGACGTCGCCAACAATTTCGCCGCCATTCCCGGATCTGGCGACGAGCTTGTAACTTTCACTCATACCTTTGACATCGCGCGCTTTATCGCGTTCCTTGTTGGCGCTGCCCAATGGGACAAGGCGTCGTATGTGATTGGAGACAAGGTCTCGTGGAATCAATTCGTGCAATACgccgaggaggccaagggcGTCAAGTTCACGATCACGCATGACTCGATCGAGGACCTCAAGGCCGGTAGGGTCACAGAGCTGCCCTCTCACCCGCAGATGTATCCCTTCTTCCCCAAGCAGATGCTCCAGGGCTTCTGTGCTGCTTTTGGTCGCATGTTTGCTGAAGGGGAGTTCGACCTCAAGCCTGAGCGTACGCTCAATGAGGCGTTCCCTGAGGTCAAGGCGCGAAAGATCAAGGACCTTCTCTTTGAGGCTTGGGGAAAGTAGATTCAGCAGTAGCTAGCTTATCAATAATTGAGTCCTGGTTGACAGGAAGGAATTTGTGGGGAATAAGCATTCCTTGTCTATGATTACTAAGTGATGTCGGGTGTATTTTAATTCCGACCCTTGTGACATTTGACTAATCAATTGGGTCGATTTTAGAAACAACGCCAACCTCAAAGACAAGCATGAAACCCCTTGACTCTTTATTCTATGATACCCTCTATCAGTAATTCGAACTACTGAGCGAGCGGAATGGATATTCAAGACGCGCGGGCCGTCGCTGATGGAACAGGCCGACGAACTGGGAATGTAAGCCCCCGCAGCCATACGTCTTACCCTGCAGGACTAAATCCAATAGGCTTGTGTTCCGTGTAGAGGCAGCAAAGTACGATGTGACGGCAAATTACCGAGTTGCCAAAGATGCTTAAATCGAAAGATGACATGCCACTACGGTGAGCGGAGAGGTAGGGGGCGTGGCAAAAGGTGCGTTCCGTTACAACATGAGGGACTCAATCGTTGATTGCCAATAGCAAGCAGTACATCAAAACACTCGAGGAACGACTAAAGACTGTCGAAGTTGCACTAAAAGGCTCCCCTACAGTGAATCTCGATGTAAGTCCAGGGTCTGTAGATCCTGGACACTCTGATGAGATATCCGATAGCCATGAGACAACAGCGGCTGATCAAATTCAGTCCCTGCCGTCGGCATGGCCAGAAGAGGTCACCAGCACCATAATCCATGCtcagaagaacaacatcaacccTGAACGAAAAGTTTTCGCCCCACTCCCCCTGACAGAGTACATTTTACACTTGATACCCCACGCCTTAGAAGACATGTATGAAGCACAGTCGCTCTTCAGTACCGACGATGTTTTGAAGCTTTTCAATGAGCAGTATTCAGCGGGCCCATCAAACTGTCACGCTAATCCTACTCGTTGGGCCACGCTGAACGCTCTACTTGCTACTGGCATTCAATGGAAAGCTGACaataaggcaataaaagACTTGTACCCTCTTTCATGGGCATACTTCAAAAATGCCTCTTTCATTTTCCCAGAGATCGCCATGCACGGTGACGGTATCGACTCCGGTCAAGCGCTGATTGCTATGGCTTTGTTTATGAGGGGCACTGCTGACGCCCGCGCATTTACGGCACTACTATCCGCGGCGGCGCATGCTGGCTACAGTGTTGGCTTGCACTTGGAAGATATTCATGGGTCAAACAACGTGATCGACATAGAAAGGCGCAAGGGGCTTTTCTGGATGATATACGTGCTCCGATGCAATGCGTCGCTCAACCTTGACCTTCCCGCCCCGTACGAAGAAGTTGATACCGAGCTCCCATCACAGGGCCTCGTAACAGACGCTGGTCCCAGTACAGATCTACTGAGGCATATGTCATCATTGGCACAGGTTCAGTCGAGAATAAGTCGATGCTCGCGTCGTGCCTCGTCACTCTCTAAGAACTGTGATAAGATGATCCAGGATCTTGTTGAATTGGATATCGACCTCGAGTCATGGAGGACAGGACTGCCTTCAGACGTTCAGCCTACAGCATTAGACCAAGTGGACAATCTCGGCACCATACAGCTCCACTTTGCCTACTATGCTTCTACTTGGAAACTGTATACAGCCATCGGGAAGCACTATAATGTCCCTCTCACACTGATCGAACGAGATTCGCCAAATTTGCATCTGAGTACACTTCTCCCCACACATAGTGCCCGAGCCACAATCTCCTTACTTCAAGGTCTATACTCACAGCCATTGGCGTCTTTATGGTAAGCGCCTGCCTGATTATATATTTCGTATACTGATATCTCAGGCAAATGATCTGCTACCCAATCTGCGCTGTTCTGATCCTCTTGACAGCAGTGCTCAATGGTCCTGGAGATTCAGAGGTGCCGTTGAACGTCGAATCAATTAGGACATTCGCCGTGTTTCTTCAAACCTTCCAAGACCGAGAGGAATGTGATCTGAATGGTCTTATCGAGTTTTGCTCCAAGCTGTACGATGTTGCGTCGTTTGCACAACGCAGTTCAGCAGATCTGTCGAACCAGAGTGAAGATGACACCCAAGGAGTATGGGGCCAGTATGCAGTAAGTCTGAATCACACGAAATTTCAACTCTGCTGACCTCTTAGGACTTGCGTATCCGCCTTTCAGGTTCTCAAGACCCCATGCTACTCGCGCAGGGCCTCCTTACCAATATGCCGCTTCTGGGCGCGAAGGCAACAGAAGTGTTCTCCGGCATAGTAGCAGAGGCCAGGGAAGATGGGTTCACGCGGCTTGTGCCCAATGTACTCAAACCCAGCTCTTTCAACTTCTTTGCCAAGCAATAGACAATCAGCGAAATCAGCGCATCAGCACCAGCCACGTTTTAGCCATCTGTCCAACCCAACCATATCCTTTGGCGCTCAAGCCTGTCAAATATAAACCATTTGCTGAATTTGATTCCACTCCCTAATCATAGTACCCAGCTTGTCCTTTAGTAATCGCTTCGCCCATCGCTCCCATCCACGATGTCTCCCTCTTATGGTATTGCACATAGCAATAAACGTCGGCCCCGTGATTGGTGTCATTTCTCACAATTGGTTGATGATAATAACACTCTGCATCTAATTCTTTCAATAAATGTCCTCCTTTATTGACTTCAGATCTCGAAGGTCTGATTCAGTAACTCTGAGAACTAAACCCTTGTCACGAAACAACATATACGAGTCAAACTGCATTGCCTGATGTGGCTCAGCCAGCTGGAAGTCGAAGTGGCGAAAGAGCTAGGGTTCTCGTTAGCATCCGAGCAATTACATCGGTTTGGTCCGTACCTCGAAGAAAATCTTATTCAGCTCCATTAAGGCGATCGGCTTCCCCAAACAACTCCATCTCCCAAGCCCAAAGGTCAATTCGACATCTCGCTTTAGCTTCGCACTTGTCTTATCATCAACCTCCGTGAATCTCTCTGGTCTGAAGATGTGAGCATCCTTGCCAAACAAGGTCTCTGAGCGGAGGAGCCCTGAGAAATTCATTCCTATGTTGGTGCCTGCAGGGAGATATGTTCCGTTATGGAATTCACCGCCAGTTGGAACCTCCTTGAAACTCATGTTCGTCGAGACAGAGCGTATTCGAAGACACTCATATACAACAGCCTGTTCACATCTTTAGTTATGTTGCAACTAATAAATCATATTACGAACCTGTACATATGGCAGAAAAAGCGATTCTGCGTTGCTGATTGGTCTCGAAGCCCATCCTTCACGGATAGCGTTTGCGATCTCTTTCTTCAAGGCCGAATAGACGTGGGGTGTGGCAAGGATGTGAAGCATGCCTGCTCTGAGAACGGATGCCGTGGTGTCCGAGCCTGCAACGAACATGAATATTGACTCAATCTCGCATTCATCTTTGCTTAACCCGTGCTTCTTGAATGAACTCTTCAGGGAGTATTAGTAAGGCTCTAAAACTCCTCAATCGGGAGATAAAAGAGACTCACGAGCATATCCCGCTTGACTTGGCCATCACCATAGTAGAATTCCTCAACAACCTTATTGGTAAGGCCCATCATTTTCCCTATTcctttcttgtctttgatacTCGGACCAAACAGCCAGAGAAAGAGGGGAGAGAAGACAATATTCCGAAGCCATGGAACGTCGGTTGTTAACGAAACAACAGGCAGATAATCGTTCAGCGTGTCGAAGAAAGAGTGCATGTCTTCGTCTCTGTTCAAGCAGCCAAATTCCTGGCCTAGCGCAAGGCGGGAGATGACGTCTAAAGTAAAGAGGCCTGCGGTTTTTGACCATACAAGCGGACGGAACTCTTTAGGcttagatatatatttatcctGTATCAGATGGATGAGGTTCATGAtctgctcatcaacagcaacttCCGGACCCATTGTTTCTTTTCCACTGTAACCATAGATAAGCTTTGCTTTCATTTTGTCATGGGCTATCGGGTCCCTCATCATGAAAAGAGACTCATGCCAGGGATTCAATCGGGAACCGCTGTACGATGCTCCTTTAGCATATGAGCTTTTTGTGCCGTTGATTCTGCGCAATAACTCCAGATCATCCGTAAAAACCTCGTAGGGGCCGACCCTGACTATAGGGCCATATTTCTTATTGAGCTCAAGATGAGCCTGGTATTGTTTGCCACTGAGCGCTAATCGGGCAAGCCAAAAATATGAAAACTTGGCTAAGAAAGGCCCGGGTATATGACGTAGACGATGCCATGCTATAATAGAAGATACGATGTACCAAGCGATGATGGCCAGAGCGGCAGCCCACCAATGGTTGGATGTAAAGTGCTCAAGAAGCATATTGATGAGTTGTCTTCGGTTTGATAAGGAACAGAGGAGATTGAACAGCCTGAAGAATTGGTAGGGCTGGAATCATATACCCAGAGGCATGGTTTAAATCCCTCTCGGTGGCGGCGATAATCCCAGATTCGGCGGCGGGAGTATGCAAGCTGACCTTGGCTTTGATGCAGCAGTGATATATTACTGGAGTGTTTCAGAATGTTATGGGCCGTTGTGACTGTTCTGGTCTACCTGCATATCTAGCGCTGCGGCACCGAGATATTTTTTTAAACTCGCTCCGTTATCTACCCCTCCCGAGTGAGGCCATTCATACTGAATCTGGAAATTCTATCGGGCAGTTCAAACCGAGtagtcatcatcaaggcACGCTCCATGTTTTgtttttaaattttattgAACGCGAGTATCCAAAATACGCATCCTATTCATCTCGCAGCGCAGCCGAGATTGCCTTCATGCCTATTTCAAGCTCCTCCCGAGTAGGCCATCCATAGCCAAGCCTGAAGAAGCTATCGGACATTTCAAACCAATGACCAGGTCCAACATATGTCGCATGCGTattgaggagcttctcgTAGAACGCCGAAAATCCGCCCTTAGGTTCCTTCTTAATACGAGGAAAGCAGACGACGCCACCAGTCGGCTTGACCCATTCCAGCAGCTCCTCACTTTCGATCCAAGACTCTACCATCTGAAGTCGGACCCTCATCTCATTCGTTGTGTCGCCCAAGATTTTCTCACGTCGGGACAGGACATCGATTGCAATCCACTCGTTGATGACACTGCCACTGATGCTGATCTGTTCCTTGGCAGCGAGGAACGTTTCCTGGAGggtcttgttggtggtgataagCCAACCGATGCGGACTCCAGGCATACCAAAGGACTTTGAAAGTGAGCAGACGCTCAGAACATGATCGCCCAAAGAGGCGGCGACAGGGAGCTTTTCGGCAAAAGCAATGTCCCGGTATGTCTCATCGACAAGTAGGAGAACACCCTTGTTCTTTGTGATAGCAACAAGTTTGTCGAGTGCCTCCCGAGAGAGTGTAGAGCCGGTAGGGTTATGTGGGCATGTCACGGACACAATACGAGTGTTGGACTTGATAGCAGCCTCAACCTGATCGATGTTGGGCTGGAAGTCATTCTCAAAAGTGACATCGATGTATGAGATCTCGCAGCCAACAGCCTTTGGAGTTTCCAGGTTGGTTGCGTAGTTGGGTCGTACTACGACAAGATGATTACGCTCTGAGTCCGGGGTGCTACCCAATTGAGAGGTCGTGATGATGAACAGCGCACCGGCAGCCCCTGAGGTAATGAGAATGTCGTCTTCACTCACGCCAGCATCGTCGGCGATGAGCTTTCGCAACTTGGTCTCGCCGCGGTGCTCATTGTAAAGGAGCGTAAGATTTGGGAGCCTGATGTCCAGTGACTCCAGAGTCTGGTCGGTAACGGAGCTTTCTGAGAGGTTGtacttgatcttgtcgtAGCCGTACTCCTCGGGCGACTCTATCTCGATGGGCATGCGCTCAAACTTCATTTTTTCGTGAGGTGAGGTAGGGTAGATGATTTGTGTTCAAATATTGAGACACAGGATGCTTGAAGTACTTGATGGTTGTAAAAAATGGCAGACACATTGTTGGCGAGGGCTTATAGCcttagatatatataagagttTATGTTAATCGATCAAGGATGAAGTGTAATGTCACCGGGAGATTCATGACCATTGGCTGGCCAGCAAGTATTCCCATGCTTTCTCAAGCTACTGGCGCTTCGACTTGCCTTCCTAGGATGACTGCCATTGAGCCGACTGTATCCGTGGAAGACATATCCCATGGACCTGGTGTCAGTGGGGCTTGTTAAACTCCCAGTCTGCTTTCCACGATAACTGAATTTCGGGAGTAATGATTACCCATGTTTCTTATACAGATTTTGGAAGTCTTATCTTGACAACAGAGCTCTCATCAAAGAGGTCCTCACTCTGTGAATGTCATATGGCACGCTCACGGTCACATGCCTACTTATGAAAGGACTCCAAATTAAATTTGTCATTGAAGCATCTTTGCTTCCAAGGGAAGGCTCTAGGTAAGTAATACATTGCCTCCTGTTTCGAACACCATTTCTAGCCCATCATCATTACGAATGGGCGGCGCGGCCCAACGGCCCTTCAGGAGCTTAATGACAGTACCACTATTTCCAAACCCTCCACTCTCTTCTCGGATTCTATATAGAAGTGACTCAAAAACACCCTGTAGACTGGCCTCGGCCATGGATCCAATGATATAGAGTGGCCAAACAAGTCCCCGGAGAGGAACGGATTGGGGCCAGTTCCTCAGCACGATGACCGACTCTGAAACCGCGTCCTTGACTTCCGGAAGAGATGCCCAGGGACCCGAGATTATTGTGCTCGACAAGACTAATGATGCAAGTGCAAAAATATGCGAGACGTAGGGAGCCGGTGAAACATTGCCTCGAATATCCCCTCCTGCCTATTCATTTTGACTTGTTAGTTATGCAGCCTGACGATGCTATTAGGACTCACCTTCGCAGCTCGTTTTAGTTCGGTGATGCCGTCTTGTAGTTCCTTTTCTATTTTTTGACCCCTCCTCACTAACTCCGGCACGCTCAAGGTCCCTTTCTGCTCCATATCCTTTTTCCAGGCATTGAGATGTGCCAAATCTCCAATTGCAATCATGACCCAGTTGTAACAGCCCATCAGGTCAGCCATTACGATACTTGAGCCTTCTAGCCATTGCCGATAAGGTATTCGTGGGACTCGCCCCGTTGTTGCACACGCCAGTATGTCATGCCATAACGCTTCAGCCACGAGAAAGTTGAAATCTCCTTGCAATTCAGGATCATCGTCAGCCGAGATATTGATCGGAGAAGGCAAATCATTTTCTGATAAAGATGAAGTCCGAAGCAAGGCACCCGGTGAATACATAGCGAGGACAGCCGTGACGGCGTCGAGATGCGGAACCCAATCATACTCAGCTCCATTGAACACCTATCAAATAAGAGGATAAGTCATGCAGCAagataaaattaattaaatgACCTACCTCGAAGCTAATCAATGTCAAGCTCGCTGCTATAAATTCCGAGAACTTAGCCCGATCATTCAGGAGCGTTTCAGTCTCAGTGTGCTGCGAGAGATTACGCAGCTCtctcaaggccatcgagTGGAACTCGAATGCTTCCTGGCTATAATAGCACCTCTTCTGAGATACATCTCGATGCAAGGTGGAGAGTGCCAGCGCAGCGTGCGATAGCGAGCCGCCGTTGCTGAGACATGTGAGAAGCCAGCCTCTGTTCCCCAAGGATGACTTGAACTGGTAGTAAGTAAACTGCCAGATAAATACATGGTCGAGATAGTACATGATTAGGAATGCCAGCCTGGGAAACAAGACGCAAGACGGAGTGGGATTCTGTGATGTCAAGACAGGTTGTACGGCTTCTGAGTCCTGAAATGAGCTTCGAGTGACTGTGAGGCTACTGCTAGCATCTGCAAGCGTTTCTGGGGACTCAAAATTATCATAGGCAAGATGCAAAGCTGTCTGTGGTGATGACGGACTTGAAAGGTCGGTCACGCCTGGAGCTGACGGTGCCTGGACCCGGGTCCGTCGCTCAGTCGATGATCCGACTGCCGCATCTCTCCCAAGGCTCTTATTCTGTTGACCTCTccgaagcttcttgagatacTGTTTGACAGCCTTTTTGATTCGCTCAAGGTCTTGGTGCTCGGCAGCTGATCCGTCCATCCATGCAGGCTTGGGGCCGTAGCCATGGCACGGAAGGCGTCGGTCAGTGCACTCCCTACACGCAGGGATTTGGAGGTCGCATTTCCGATGTCTGAGTTTGCATGTCCAGCATCCACTGGGGGATGATCTCATGATTGCTGATAGAGAGGGAGAAAACGATGTACTTGGAGCAACTCGGAGTTTGCGGAGCTTTTGGAGGTCATGCTTCTCCACTATCTTTTTAGCAGACAAATCACAGCATGTTCCGGGCTCGAGACTCGGAGGCGCTTCGACTTGCCTCCCAGTAAGCCCTTGTTAAGCCTAGCGTGGCCAGCTTAAGTGAATTGCTTGGAGCAGCAGCCAAATCTAGAATCAGTCGGTCAACAGAATTGCAAGAGGGCGATTTAGCCTTCCCGATGTAAGTTCTCGACCCCAGCCAGCGAGTGACTTATTCAACACCTTGTTTGTCTCGGATGCCGTAAGCCATGGTATATCCAGTCCAAAGATCAGAAGCAACCTAACATAATCacaacaacttcaactcgATAGTCcgctatataaagataatatttactgGCTACTGTAAATTGCACGATATTCTAGGTCCCGTAAAATGTTGTAGTTTAAGGATCAGCTATAATTTGGAGAGGTGCTACAATTGTCAAATCCCCCTTCTTGAACCCAAGACGCAAGCACACATCATAAGTCCTAGAAATAAGACAGGAATGGAATGTCGGCAAAAAGGTCTTGTTACCGACCGAGACAGATAATGGTAGCTGCAGCGTAGAACTGTAAAACTCCACAGACGAGCTCCCTGGAGTTTTGTCCTCCAGTGCATGATCACCATGTCGTGCCCATGTTATTTGCGGACAGTCAACGGCCAACGCAATGGTCACAACGAATGGTTGCTTCAGGCTGGGCTTTTCATCCTGGTCAGGAAATGCTTGGTATGGGTCGGCTTGATGCCAAGTGTAGGATCGGAGGGAAAGAGATGTGCTGTCCAATTTCGGGGGCGTGATTCCATCGATGTCAGGATTGAACGTCAATGTGACATCAATGACCGTGGGTACAATGACGGTTCCATACGCTTGGAGATGAAGTGGTTCAGGCTGCATCGCTGCAGCGCTGATGGTTCCAAACGGACGCTTGAGCGAATTACCCCGGAGAGATTTCGTGCCTTGAAGCTTATATCGCGGGCTTGTCAGCGATACATGCAGAGGCGGGCTCTCGCTTAATCTTGGAATGAATCGTATGGTTCTCTTGGTCGTAAAGACTTGACCGTGACCCTTATCCAGAGGCGTGCTCGATGTGACGCAAGCATTGATTCCATATTCAACCTTGACGACCCCAGGGCTCATGTCATCTCGATCCCAATCTCTTCCTACTGCTGGAGGGAGCAATAAATGCGTCTCCGTGGCAGTCTTTGATACAGCATTGTGCGTGCACGCCGTCGAGTCCAGTTGATCGGGCAAAGTGAACTGAAAAGGTATTTCATACGAGCCATTTTTCCTGAGCGTTGTTCCGACCAAGCCAAGAATATCTGGGGAAATCAAGTCCATCTTCAGCAAGCGGTGTGTAGTCGTAGTTGTCAACTTTTGTCCGACTGTGCGAATCGTCGTGACGCCATCGAGGGAGATAGTGATTGAGGAAGCGCAAATATCAGCAATCGGTAAAATAGTTAAATGGCCTTGTACAAGAGACCCAGACGAGTAGATCTTCGTAAGGTAGTAATCTGCGAGTTTTATCTCGAGCTTGCAGGGTCTTCGCCAGTTGAGGACTTTTGATGCTGCCTTGGAAACACCCAGCTCCTCCATTTGGTGGCTCTGCCGAAGAGACATCATTGAGGATAAGGGTGTGTATTTTGAATCGTTTTTAGATTGACTTTTGAGGTAAAGTATTT
Coding sequences within:
- a CDS encoding related to transaminase type I, with translation MKFERMPIEIESPEEYGYDKIKYNLSESSVTDQTLESLDIRLPNLTLLYNEHRGETKLRKLIADDAGVSEDDILITSGAAGALFIITTSQLGSTPDSERNHLVVVRPNYATNLETPKAVGCEISYIDVTFENDFQPNIDQVEAAIKSNTRIVSVTCPHNPTGSTLSREALDKLVAITKNKGVLLLVDETYRDIAFAEKLPVAASLGDHVLSVCSLSKSFGMPGVRIGWLITTNKTLQETFLAAKEQISISGSVINEWIAIDVLSRREKILGDTTNEMRVRLQMVESWIESEELLEWVKPTGGVVCFPRIKKEPKGGFSAFYEKLLNTHATYVGPGHWFEMSDSFFRLGYGWPTREELEIGMKAISAALRDE
- a CDS encoding related to C6 zink-finger protein PRO1A, which codes for MRSSPSGCWTCKLRHRKCDLQIPACRECTDRRLPCHGYGPKPAWMDGSAAEHQDLERIKKAVKQYLKKLRRGQQNKSLGRDAAVGSSTERRTRVQAPSAPGVTDLSSPSSPQTALHLAYDNFESPETLADASSSLTVTRSSFQDSEAVQPVLTSQNPTPSCVLFPRLAFLIMYYLDHVFIWQFTYYQFKSSLGNRGWLLTCLSNGGSLSHAALALSTLHRDVSQKRCYYSQEAFEFHSMALRELRNLSQHTETETLLNDRAKFSEFIAASLTLISFEVFNGAEYDWVPHLDAVTAVLAMYSPGALLRTSSLSENDLPSPINISADDDPELQGDFNFLVAEALWHDILACATTGRVPRIPYRQWLEGSSIVMADLMGCYNWVMIAIGDLAHLNAWKKDMEQKGTLSVPELVRRGQKIEKELQDGITELKRAAKAGGDIRGNVSPAPYVSHIFALASLVLSSTIISGPWASLPEVKDAVSESVIVLRNWPQSVPLRGLVWPLYIIGSMAEASLQGVFESLLYRIREESGGFGNSGTVIKLLKGRWAAPPIRNDDGLEMVFETGGNVLLT
- a CDS encoding related to transcriptional activator Mut3p, producing MTCHYGERRGRGRGKSKQYIKTLEERLKTVEVALKGSPTVNLDVSPGSVDPGHSDEISDSHETTAADQIQSLPSAWPEEVTSTIIHAQKNNINPERKVFAPLPLTEYILHLIPHALEDMYEAQSLFSTDDVLKLFNEQYSAGPSNCHANPTRWATLNALLATGIQWKADNKAIKDLYPLSWAYFKNASFIFPEIAMHGDGIDSGQALIAMALFMRGTADARAFTALLSAAAHAGYSVGLHLEDIHGSNNVIDIERRKGLFWMIYVLRCNASLNLDLPAPYEEVDTELPSQGLVTDAGPSTDLLRHMSSLAQVQSRISRCSRRASSLSKNCDKMIQDLVELDIDLESWRTGLPSDVQPTALDQVDNLGTIQLHFAYYASTWKLYTAIGKHYNVPLTLIERDSPNLHLSTLLPTHSARATISLLQGLYSQPLASLWQMICYPICAVLILLTAVLNGPGDSEVPLNVESIRTFAVFLQTFQDREECDLNGLIEFCSKLYDVASFAQRSSADLSNQSEDDTQGVWGQYADLRIRLSGSQDPMLLAQGLLTNMPLLGAKATEVFSGIVAEAREDGFTRLVPNVLKPSSFNFFAKQ
- a CDS encoding related to pisatin demethylase, producing the protein MLLEHFTSNHWWAAALAIIAWYIVSSIIAWHRLRHIPGPFLAKFSYFWLARLALSGKQYQAHLELNKKYGPIVRVGPYEVFTDDLELLRRINGTKSSYAKGASYSGSRLNPWHESLFMMRDPIAHDKMKAKLIYGYSGKETMGPEVAVDEQIMNLIHLIQDKYISKPKEFRPLVWSKTAGLFTLDVISRLALGQEFGCLNRDEDMHSFFDTLNDYLPVVSLTTDVPWLRNIVFSPLFLWLFGPSIKDKKGIGKMMGLTNKVVEEFYYGDGQVKRDMLSSFKKHGLSKDECEIESIFMFVAGSDTTASVLRAGMLHILATPHVYSALKKEIANAIREGWASRPISNAESLFLPYVQAVVYECLRIRSVSTNMSFKEVPTGGEFHNGTYLPAGTNIGMNFSGLLRSETLFGKDAHIFRPERFTEVDDKTSAKLKRDVELTFGLGRWSCLGKPIALMELNKIFFELFRHFDFQLAEPHQAMQFDSYMLFRDKGLVLRVTESDLRDLKSIKEDIY